GTATCGGGGATGAGCTTCAACTAAAGAGAATAGGGGACGAATATCTATGTCGCCTCTTGCAAAAAATTCTTCCAAGATACGAGAATCGTTTCTAGTGAAAGCCTTTTCCAGTAAAGAACTTCCATCACTTGTTCGCGCATTTAAATCGGTTTGCTTATTTTTAAGAAGCTCTCTAGCTATCTCTACATGGTTTTTTGAAATGGCTAATTCTAGGGGGATTTGATGGCTAAGGCGGCTTTTTCGGTTAACATCGAGGCTCTTCAAAGAAAGAAGTTCTTTAACAATTGGCAAATGATCAAACTCAATTGCGACCGTGAGAAAGGATTGAAGACAATCCTTGCCAAGATAGGCTTCAAGATGACCTTCTCTAATACCTTCAATTTTCATAAACTCTTGGAATATCTCTAAATAACCTTGACGGAAGGCCATCAACAAGGCGGATTCTTCTTTCTTGTTGATGGCAAACAGGGTATCAAATTCACAGTGCTTAACCAATGATAAAGCTAAATCCTTGTAACCCATAGAAATCGCTGCCATTAGAAGGGTCGAGCCGCTTTTAGGGTCCTTGGCATTGATATTAATGCCTCGTTTTAAAATTTCCTGATAGAGTTCGGGCGAGTCGGAGCAACAGGCTAATAATGACTTCCAAGACATAGGAGAGGAGTTTTTTTTTCCCGATTCAAGAATCATGAGAACGCAAGGCAGCCAGTCATTAGATTCTTGTTTCACTATCTCAATCACAGAGTTTCGAAGAGTTGGGCTGTCGATTTTTTGAAAGGCTTCAATAAACTCTTGAATGAATCTAGTGCTTAACGCTGCCTTAGAGAAAAAAAAACCTCTCTTATTTGAAAAGGCTTTGAATAATCGGTCTAAATCCTTTTTTAAATCCGGCTGAGAGAGGGTTGTTTGAAAAAGGTCTTGTACTTTTTTCAGTTCTTCATCAGCTAGGTCAACTTCTGCTTCGAAGGAATGAATGCGTTCATTTTTTGTGGAGAATTTTTGCTTAGTGGATAAGGATTTTTCATGATTCCAAGAGCTTTGGAAAGTTTGAATTACATGTCCATCGAATGTTGCAGAAAAGACATCTTTTTCCTCACTCTCAAGAACCAGTTTGTTGATTTGATTGGCTAAGTCAATAACTGTTTCCTTGATGTCTTCCTCTTGTAAATCGTCTTTAGACTGGAGTTTTACCTTAATATGTAGAACGCGATCATTGATTTTTGCTCTAAAATCCAATTGATCGAATTCATGATCTTTTTCTACGACATGTAAACTATCCACATTATAGTTGATAAATAAGTCTTTTGAAGCATCCCATGCTAAATAAGACATGTATAAATCCATTAATCTCGTTTATTAATAAATTATCATCTTATTAATAAATTATCATCTTTATTAATGAATTTCAATTATTTTATTGTTGATTAATTAAGATTTAGTTAATTAACTCAGGAAGTTCAATCGAACTTACGGTCAAATCACGATGGTAAAGGCTCTCTAATATTAGCACGTGACTATCGAAGTCTTTTGCATGGTCTTTTGATATAAAACTGTAAAATCTGCGTAAAAGGGGTATTGAAGCTGCCTAAAAAGTTCGTATTCTCGGCATTGTGCTGTTTCAAAACTTAGAAATTATAAGAGCCGGTCACCTGAGTTAGAACCTCGTTAATTTCAGTGATTAAATAATCTGAATCGTATCTTAGAATAACAATAGCTGTATAGATGCCTAATTTTTCCATCTCGATAAACAATCTTAAAACCGAAGCGTTGCTTTCAGGATCTATAAAAAGATCTTTGAGTCGTATTTTCCAGGAGCCTTGAGCGCTATAGACAGAATAAAGGTCGTTTAAAAAATCCTCTCTTGTTTCAGTATATAGTTGGCCGTTTAGTATTTTTTTACAGCTTGGAGAAATAATAGGGGAGCCATCTTCTGGAGAAAAATGACCGCAGCTGATTTGATCAATGAGTTTTAAGTACGATATTGTAGCGCATTTTAGCAGTTCGGGATCAGAGCGACTGTCTAAGGCCTCTGAGAGAAATGGAATTAAACCGGATACGAAAAGTAAGACGATTTTTTTAATCATATAACCTGTTTTTTTGAAACAAGGTAGCAAAATTAATTCTTTCAAACTAGAAATTTATTTGACCTTGCAAGCCTTTCTTTTATCGGCTCCAAAAAACGAGAAGTAACACAGCTTGATTCTTTGCCTCTCTTCTGTAGAGGACCAAAGTTAAGAAGAGGCCTTCATTAAGCTTTTATTTTGGACAATTTAGAAAAATAAGTTTAAAGTAATTCTATTTATTTTACGAAAAATCATGATGGATCATCGAAATCACTTTAATTTACTGGATGAATGCTTCCCCGGCATTAAAGCAAATATAGTTCGTACGGAAAAAATAGGTTTCCCATGGGTGAGCAAACCCTTTCTTAAGGAAGAAAGGGGAGAAGTACTTTCGCATGTAGGGGTTTTGGAATACCCGATGTTAGTGGAAGGGCGTCTTATCAAAGCGGCTGCTTTACATGCGATCTGCACAAAATCACCCAATCGAGGCAAAGGCCTCGCTTCGGAATTAATTAAAAAAGTGATTGAATGGGCTAAAGGTCGTTATGAACTCCTTGTATTATTCACGGAAATTCCGGCTTTTTATGAAAAGCTGTCCTTTAAACTTCTTCAAGAATATCGATTTCATTTAAGAGTAAACCACTCTTCCGGAACAAAAGCATTAAGACAGATTCAATCGCCTGCCGATGATAGACTTTTTAAAGAGATATTTCGAAACCGGGCGTCTTTATCTAATCGCTTGTGGGTTCGAGACAATGGCGTTTTCGCCTCTTTCAATTCTCTATTTGCCACTTACCCTGACTATTGGTCACT
This DNA window, taken from Criblamydia sequanensis CRIB-18, encodes the following:
- a CDS encoding ankyrin repeat domain-containing protein, encoding MSYLAWDASKDLFINYNVDSLHVVEKDHEFDQLDFRAKINDRVLHIKVKLQSKDDLQEEDIKETVIDLANQINKLVLESEEKDVFSATFDGHVIQTFQSSWNHEKSLSTKQKFSTKNERIHSFEAEVDLADEELKKVQDLFQTTLSQPDLKKDLDRLFKAFSNKRGFFFSKAALSTRFIQEFIEAFQKIDSPTLRNSVIEIVKQESNDWLPCVLMILESGKKNSSPMSWKSLLACCSDSPELYQEILKRGININAKDPKSGSTLLMAAISMGYKDLALSLVKHCEFDTLFAINKKEESALLMAFRQGYLEIFQEFMKIEGIREGHLEAYLGKDCLQSFLTVAIEFDHLPIVKELLSLKSLDVNRKSRLSHQIPLELAISKNHVEIARELLKNKQTDLNARTSDGSSLLEKAFTRNDSRILEEFFARGDIDIRPLFSLVEAHPRYASIPQMEILSRYFKKESEDFFQTHPAIKMAQLYIQGQQKEAQELLNANLGSNNKAFNITHLLKAGEGLDPFIEKNKTLICKWLLEGQILENLPQEDQIFVLSKFYPKFYQFMDAAGTLSQKGIAIVIESLKNKDMPSIPPEESITLCQDRPDFEDALVKLACNDTDIKEGDVRLFIVNASDDNPHGIANHVTPLFFKRVENAWEIIITDSTTDYSNCKKTDGYCAPLVDIILNMEKYFVEFSVRHIHVNTFWRQTDDRNCFVFAISDLINFTRLGDQFLSSLPKTKQKVHYFRDLPLKWMKTTQSISEIKRYAEMKKSGGESLLMSRRKGKKDETLLENLSRHTKKAASRGNREENFLIEDRSKKYKQMVINRLIANLKEIYKD
- a CDS encoding GNAT family N-acetyltransferase — translated: MMDHRNHFNLLDECFPGIKANIVRTEKIGFPWVSKPFLKEERGEVLSHVGVLEYPMLVEGRLIKAAALHAICTKSPNRGKGLASELIKKVIEWAKGRYELLVLFTEIPAFYEKLSFKLLQEYRFHLRVNHSSGTKALRQIQSPADDRLFKEIFRNRASLSNRLWVRDNGVFASFNSLFATYPDYWSLFYSDTLNGFISYHIEGKTLHLFDLVSNSIPSLDMILDHFYQEIEEVIFYFSPDRLSSDAEAKPYQYDNGYFMAYGNWPLSKPFMVSPLARC